In the genome of Saprospira sp. CCB-QB6, one region contains:
- a CDS encoding NAD-dependent epimerase/dehydratase family protein yields the protein MGKEVILITGANGQIGSVLAENLRQIYGIANVICSDLQAPRQTIIGHFEQLNVLDAKRMGEIVQKYGVSQIYHLAALLSAKGEENPMLTWNVNMQGFLNVLQVAQNTGIRKIFHPSSIAVFGGRTPKQNTPQFPPLEPSTMYGITKKVGEDLANYYFEKFQLDVRGIRYPGLISYQSMPGGGTTDYAVDIFHKAVNGEHFDCFLRADSKLPMMYMPDAIRATLELMEAPVDQLSIHYAYNLQAMSFTPAEIAAEIQLHIPDFSISYTPDFRQAIADSWIENIDDSLARQDWGWQEEYDLSSMTKDMIEQLQKRKKPNYNETQFL from the coding sequence ATGGGCAAAGAAGTCATTTTAATTACGGGGGCCAATGGCCAAATTGGGAGCGTACTGGCCGAAAATCTACGCCAAATTTACGGCATAGCCAACGTCATTTGCTCTGATTTGCAGGCGCCTAGACAAACAATTATTGGGCATTTTGAGCAGCTCAATGTTTTGGATGCCAAGCGCATGGGCGAAATTGTTCAAAAATATGGGGTGAGTCAAATTTACCATTTGGCGGCTCTTTTGTCGGCTAAAGGGGAAGAAAACCCTATGCTCACTTGGAATGTGAATATGCAGGGCTTTCTGAATGTTTTGCAGGTAGCCCAAAATACAGGGATTCGCAAAATTTTTCATCCTAGTTCTATTGCAGTTTTTGGTGGGCGCACGCCCAAGCAAAATACACCGCAGTTTCCGCCCCTTGAACCTTCTACTATGTATGGCATTACTAAGAAGGTGGGCGAAGATTTGGCCAACTACTATTTTGAAAAGTTTCAATTAGATGTGCGGGGAATTCGCTACCCTGGTCTCATTAGCTATCAATCTATGCCTGGTGGAGGGACCACTGATTATGCCGTGGATATTTTCCACAAGGCCGTTAATGGCGAGCATTTCGATTGTTTTTTGCGGGCCGATAGCAAACTTCCTATGATGTATATGCCCGATGCCATTCGGGCTACTTTAGAGCTTATGGAGGCGCCAGTAGACCAACTTTCGATTCATTATGCCTATAATTTACAAGCCATGAGTTTTACGCCTGCAGAAATTGCGGCCGAAATTCAACTACATATTCCCGATTTTAGTATTAGCTATACGCCCGACTTCCGTCAGGCCATTGCCGATTCTTGGATCGAAAACATTGATGATAGCCTAGCCCGCCAAGATTGGGGCTGGCAAGAAGAATACGACCTGAGCAGTATGACCAAAGATATGATTGAACAACTGCAAAAGCGCAAGAAACCGAATTATAACGAGACTCAATTTCTCTAA
- the kbl gene encoding glycine C-acetyltransferase, translating to MYDNVKAGFEAEIQDIKDAGLWKSERIIDSVQAAQIHTQEAGEVLNFCANNYLGLSSHPALIQAAKDAIDYRGYGLSSVRFICGTQDIHRELEQKIAEFLGTEDSILYAAAFDANGGVFEPLLGKEDAIISDQLNHASIIDGIRLCKAQRFRYLHNNMEDLEKQLQDAADCRRKLIVTDGSFSMDGTIAQLDKICDLAEKYGAMVMIDECHSTGFLGKTGRGTHEYRNVMGRIDIITGTLGKALGGASGGFTAARKEIVDLLRQRSRPYLFSNTVAPSIVGASIKALDLLMESTELRDRLEENTRFFRKEMTKAGFDIIPGDHPIVPIMLYDAVLAQKMATQLLQEGIYVIGFFYPVVPKGKARIRVQLSAGHSREQLEKAIAAFTKVGKALEVI from the coding sequence ATGTACGATAATGTAAAAGCTGGCTTTGAAGCCGAAATCCAAGACATTAAAGATGCTGGCCTTTGGAAAAGCGAGCGGATTATTGATAGTGTGCAAGCTGCCCAAATTCATACCCAAGAAGCAGGCGAAGTCCTTAACTTCTGCGCCAATAATTACCTTGGCCTATCCTCTCATCCCGCCCTTATTCAGGCGGCTAAAGATGCCATTGATTACCGAGGTTATGGTCTTTCTTCTGTGCGCTTTATTTGTGGCACACAAGATATTCACCGCGAATTGGAGCAAAAAATTGCCGAATTTTTAGGCACTGAAGACAGCATTCTCTATGCGGCCGCTTTTGATGCCAATGGTGGCGTTTTTGAGCCCCTTTTGGGAAAAGAAGACGCCATTATTTCCGATCAACTGAATCATGCCTCTATTATCGATGGCATTCGCCTCTGTAAGGCCCAGCGTTTCCGCTACCTACACAATAACATGGAGGACCTAGAAAAGCAGTTGCAAGATGCCGCCGATTGCCGCCGCAAACTGATTGTTACCGATGGCTCTTTCTCTATGGATGGCACCATTGCCCAGCTTGACAAAATCTGTGACCTAGCCGAAAAATACGGCGCTATGGTCATGATTGACGAATGCCATTCTACTGGCTTTTTGGGCAAAACTGGCCGCGGAACCCATGAATACCGCAATGTTATGGGCCGCATAGATATCATTACGGGCACTTTGGGCAAAGCCCTAGGTGGCGCTTCGGGTGGATTTACCGCCGCTCGCAAAGAAATTGTGGACCTGCTGCGCCAGCGCTCTCGTCCCTACCTCTTTTCCAATACCGTGGCCCCTTCTATCGTTGGCGCTTCAATTAAAGCGCTCGATTTATTGATGGAATCAACGGAATTGAGAGACCGCCTAGAGGAAAACACCCGATTTTTCCGTAAAGAAATGACCAAGGCTGGCTTTGATATCATTCCTGGCGATCACCCTATTGTGCCTATCATGCTTTATGATGCCGTTTTGGCCCAAAAAATGGCCACTCAGCTTTTGCAAGAAGGCATTTATGTGATTGGGTTTTTCTATCCCGTGGTCCCCAAAGGCAAGGCCCGTATTCGGGTGCAATTGTCGGCAGGACATAGCCGCGAGCAACTAGAAAAAGCCATTGCTGCCTTTACCAAAGTGGGCAAAGCACTAGAAGTCATTTAG
- a CDS encoding DUF7793 family protein, which yields MKLIGQNNSTDYFLLPQEIILLKARSSVVKPSIDSVRESLELNKKISIERAEPLLLLVQLEGMQRLSKEVRDFLKSEEAKSYDVYIRKSAFVTKSQLSKMLGNFIIGLHKTNYPLRIFSKEEVARNWLLDS from the coding sequence ATGAAACTAATCGGCCAAAATAATAGCACAGATTATTTTCTGTTGCCCCAAGAAATTATCCTCCTGAAAGCTAGGAGTTCAGTGGTTAAGCCATCTATCGACAGTGTTCGAGAAAGCTTAGAACTCAATAAAAAGATTTCTATAGAACGAGCAGAACCGCTCTTGCTTTTGGTCCAACTAGAAGGAATGCAACGCCTCAGTAAAGAAGTGCGAGATTTTCTTAAGTCTGAGGAAGCTAAAAGTTATGATGTTTATATCCGTAAATCTGCTTTTGTGACCAAAAGTCAGCTAAGTAAAATGTTGGGCAATTTTATTATCGGTTTACATAAGACGAATTACCCTTTGCGTATTTTTTCTAAGGAAGAGGTGGCCCGTAATTGGCTTCTAGATAGCTAG
- a CDS encoding DUF7793 family protein codes for MQLKKIARVGPTNYFLRPDGIVYTESESPSPLTVEIMIENFEFIKQLALEKGEAIRMLTDFNAAQKVDKECRAYIKSPESQVYDDYIVGTALLSEKAIARMIGNFILGLRGTGKEEQQHVKLFQSEEKAAQWLLQLPDKPLTAPQDETNRPK; via the coding sequence ATGCAACTAAAAAAAATTGCAAGGGTTGGCCCTACCAATTACTTTTTGCGCCCCGATGGAATTGTTTACACGGAAAGCGAATCCCCTTCTCCACTGACCGTAGAAATCATGATCGAAAATTTCGAGTTCATCAAACAATTGGCCCTCGAAAAAGGTGAAGCCATACGCATGCTCACCGATTTTAATGCGGCCCAAAAAGTAGATAAAGAATGCCGAGCCTATATCAAAAGTCCTGAAAGCCAAGTTTATGATGATTATATTGTTGGCACCGCTTTGCTAAGCGAAAAAGCAATTGCCAGAATGATCGGCAATTTTATTTTGGGGCTTAGAGGAACAGGGAAAGAGGAACAGCAACATGTAAAACTTTTTCAATCGGAAGAAAAAGCAGCTCAATGGCTGCTCCAACTCCCCGATAAACCATTAACCGCCCCACAAGATGAAACTAATCGGCCAAAATAA
- a CDS encoding DUF7793 family protein translates to MQLEKIATLGETTYYLRPDGIVYTESSNNAPLSVQAIQESFEFIKKMAIERQEALLLLNNFDGTQKLSKEARAYIKGADSEVYNDYVSGSALVARNPIARMIGNFILGLKQSEQEVKMFSSEETAVKWLLERPKKKVNSTN, encoded by the coding sequence ATGCAACTAGAAAAAATTGCTACCCTAGGCGAAACTACCTATTACCTCCGCCCAGATGGTATTGTTTATACGGAAAGCTCTAATAATGCCCCTCTTAGCGTGCAGGCCATTCAAGAAAGCTTCGAGTTTATTAAAAAAATGGCCATAGAACGCCAAGAAGCCTTATTGCTGCTCAATAATTTTGATGGCACACAAAAGCTAAGCAAGGAAGCTAGAGCCTACATTAAAGGTGCCGATAGCGAAGTCTATAATGACTACGTTTCAGGCTCCGCCTTAGTCGCTAGAAACCCCATCGCTAGAATGATCGGCAACTTTATTTTGGGCCTGAAACAAAGCGAACAAGAAGTGAAAATGTTCTCTTCAGAAGAAACGGCTGTAAAATGGCTGCTCGAACGCCCCAAAAAAAAGGTGAATTCTACAAATTGA
- a CDS encoding DUF7793 family protein — MNLEKIGVAGPTHYFLRPDGIIYTQSFEPTPITLAVFQANFEFIKQLSEERNEQLRMIINIANASSLDKDARNLIRSAHIQTHYGGYIAGVAILAANQLSRMIGNFMLGLRGKTLSPYPLKVFVQQEKAANWLDAI, encoded by the coding sequence ATGAATTTAGAAAAAATTGGTGTAGCGGGCCCCACCCACTACTTTCTTCGCCCAGATGGTATCATTTATACCCAAAGTTTTGAACCTACCCCCATTACCTTAGCCGTTTTTCAAGCTAACTTCGAGTTTATTAAACAACTGTCCGAAGAACGAAATGAACAACTTCGGATGATTATTAACATTGCCAATGCGAGTAGCTTAGATAAGGATGCGCGAAACCTTATTAGAAGTGCTCATATTCAGACGCATTATGGTGGCTACATTGCAGGTGTCGCTATTCTAGCCGCTAATCAATTATCCAGAATGATCGGTAATTTTATGCTCGGCCTTCGAGGGAAAACATTGAGCCCTTATCCCCTCAAGGTCTTTGTACAACAAGAAAAAGCCGCCAACTGGCTAGATGCAATCTAA
- a CDS encoding DUF7793 family protein produces MKEEQPIATMEQLQKLGQTQNSAYFMRPDGLILATTVNSTPLTKTVILENFELIKQISTDLGQPIKILAESEQLQRLSRCARDYMRTEEAQKYDQYVIGTAMLTQNQLAKMLANFIMGLRKQARPMKIFTNKADALVWLKSL; encoded by the coding sequence TTGAAAGAAGAACAACCAATTGCAACTATGGAACAACTTCAAAAACTAGGGCAAACTCAAAATAGTGCTTATTTTATGAGGCCAGACGGCCTTATTCTTGCCACAACAGTTAATTCTACTCCCTTGACCAAAACAGTCATTTTAGAAAATTTTGAACTAATTAAGCAAATTTCTACAGACCTCGGTCAACCCATAAAAATTTTAGCCGAATCAGAGCAACTACAGCGCTTGAGCCGTTGTGCTAGAGACTATATGCGTACAGAAGAAGCGCAAAAATATGATCAATACGTTATAGGAACAGCAATGCTTACCCAAAATCAACTGGCTAAAATGTTGGCCAATTTTATTATGGGGCTCCGAAAGCAAGCTCGCCCTATGAAAATTTTTACCAACAAAGCCGATGCTCTTGTCTGGTTAAAGAGTCTTTAG
- a CDS encoding DUF7793 family protein, which yields MKKKLGQSEHLEYWLRANGIFEIAPAHGSSKTKEIGLEEAKYSLSLQKACFEETGKKVRIIANLANMSNVSKPARDYGKTEEGKEIKKYVRAYALVAPNLFGRLVGNMLVGSFKTDYPVKLFATEEKAEKWLLSLED from the coding sequence ATGAAAAAAAAGCTAGGGCAATCTGAGCATTTAGAGTATTGGCTAAGAGCAAATGGAATATTTGAGATTGCGCCTGCTCATGGTAGTAGCAAAACCAAGGAAATAGGTTTGGAGGAGGCTAAATATAGCTTATCACTTCAAAAAGCCTGTTTTGAAGAAACTGGAAAAAAGGTCAGGATTATCGCCAATTTAGCCAATATGTCTAATGTGAGTAAGCCCGCCCGAGATTATGGTAAAACGGAAGAGGGAAAGGAGATAAAAAAATACGTGCGAGCATATGCCTTAGTCGCTCCCAACTTATTTGGGCGTTTGGTGGGGAATATGCTGGTGGGTAGTTTTAAGACAGACTATCCTGTAAAGCTCTTTGCTACAGAAGAAAAGGCAGAAAAATGGCTACTCTCTTTAGAAGATTAG
- a CDS encoding terpene synthase family protein, giving the protein MFYAKMLSISALPQPELPKNNQTVLTKAKEKAKSLGLYLDGLYLGHHDMSAFLFPYADEERLIDASLMASLLYYIDDLFGEDSEVRYSFDLNNFKAAWERGEISCSSEPIENQLYEAVSSLGAAFRAKASEEFLVFYQGYLYMHLDHSLAPCLYTNSQEYLDSRVHFGGMYPTILLIEYCANQYLSPEMHANLDLLAAQEALALIGAISNDLISYPKEKHSQFNLINVYLATGEAQNLEQAIQKTILYINQLHKTYQQAISAFLASPDASSVARQYVDYLDNMLAACYHWQLHSKRYRHPEHILEDLKLL; this is encoded by the coding sequence ATGTTTTACGCGAAAATGTTGAGTATTTCGGCTTTACCTCAACCGGAACTCCCTAAAAACAACCAAACTGTATTAACGAAGGCAAAAGAAAAAGCCAAATCTTTGGGTTTGTATTTAGATGGACTTTATTTGGGCCATCATGATATGTCAGCCTTTCTTTTTCCCTATGCAGATGAGGAGCGCTTGATCGACGCTAGTTTGATGGCGAGTTTGCTTTACTATATAGATGATTTATTTGGAGAGGATAGCGAAGTACGGTATAGTTTTGATTTGAATAACTTTAAGGCTGCTTGGGAGCGTGGAGAAATAAGTTGTTCTAGTGAACCTATTGAAAATCAATTGTATGAGGCGGTGTCTAGTTTAGGGGCGGCCTTTAGAGCTAAGGCCTCAGAAGAGTTTTTGGTTTTTTATCAGGGCTATCTTTATATGCATTTGGACCATAGCTTGGCGCCTTGCTTGTATACAAATAGCCAGGAATATTTAGATTCTAGAGTGCATTTTGGAGGGATGTACCCAACTATACTATTGATTGAATACTGTGCGAACCAATATTTGTCGCCAGAGATGCATGCAAATTTAGATCTTTTGGCAGCACAAGAAGCTTTGGCGTTGATTGGAGCTATTTCTAATGATTTGATTTCTTACCCCAAAGAAAAGCATAGTCAATTTAATTTAATTAATGTTTATTTGGCAACAGGAGAAGCCCAGAATCTAGAGCAAGCTATTCAAAAGACGATCCTTTATATTAACCAGTTACATAAAACTTATCAGCAAGCAATATCCGCCTTTTTAGCTAGCCCTGATGCGTCTTCAGTGGCTCGGCAATATGTTGATTATCTAGATAATATGCTGGCAGCCTGTTATCATTGGCAGTTGCACAGCAAACGATATAGACATCCAGAGCATATTTTAGAAGACCTGAAATTACTTTAG
- a CDS encoding terpene synthase family protein, which produces MFDTKMLSISRLPQPRLPKNNEELLERAKSKAKALGLYLDGLYLGHHDMSAYLYPFADEDRLIGASLMTTLLYYVDDLFGEDNKVRYSFDLDRFKAAWERGEQPAARDEVEAQLYKAAASYGADFRAAVPEDFWNYYQGYLDAHLAHSISPAAYTNSEEYLETRLHFGGMYPTLLLIEYCAEEYLSLDLREHPDFVAAQKALALIAVISNDLMSYPKEQHSQFNLLNVYLETAEAETLEQSIQKTIIYLNQLHKNYEQAKAAFLAAEEAKEPFIKQYISYLDNMLAACYHWQVQTDRYKHPEHILTDLKSS; this is translated from the coding sequence ATGTTTGACACTAAAATGTTGAGTATTTCGAGGCTTCCTCAACCTCGTCTACCTAAAAACAACGAAGAATTATTGGAACGGGCGAAATCTAAAGCCAAAGCATTGGGTTTGTATTTAGATGGGCTTTATTTGGGGCATCATGATATGTCTGCTTATTTATACCCCTTTGCAGATGAAGATCGTTTGATTGGTGCAAGTTTGATGACGACCTTATTATACTATGTAGATGATCTTTTTGGAGAGGATAATAAAGTTCGGTATAGCTTTGATTTAGATCGGTTTAAGGCGGCTTGGGAGCGGGGTGAACAGCCTGCCGCAAGAGATGAAGTTGAGGCGCAGTTGTATAAGGCTGCAGCTAGTTATGGGGCTGATTTTAGAGCTGCTGTACCGGAAGATTTTTGGAATTATTATCAGGGATATTTGGATGCTCATTTGGCGCACAGCATATCGCCTGCAGCTTATACGAATAGCGAAGAGTATTTGGAGACACGCCTTCATTTTGGGGGAATGTATCCGACTTTGTTGTTAATTGAGTATTGTGCAGAAGAGTATTTATCCTTGGATTTGCGAGAGCATCCTGACTTTGTGGCTGCTCAGAAAGCTTTGGCTTTGATTGCAGTGATTTCTAATGATTTGATGTCTTACCCTAAAGAACAGCACAGTCAGTTTAACTTGCTGAATGTATATTTAGAGACTGCAGAAGCGGAGACTTTAGAGCAGTCTATTCAAAAGACAATTATCTACCTCAATCAGTTACATAAGAATTATGAGCAGGCTAAGGCTGCTTTTTTAGCAGCAGAAGAAGCTAAAGAGCCATTTATTAAACAATATATTTCTTATTTAGATAATATGCTGGCAGCCTGTTATCATTGGCAGGTTCAGACCGATCGTTATAAACATCCGGAGCATATTTTAACAGATTTAAAAAGTAGTTAG
- a CDS encoding DUF3298 and DUF4163 domain-containing protein, which yields MRYLVGSCWLVCLFLATACQSDQPAAVVDSEARAAAQREAGPGFQLQISGDTAHYEQLVLAKEVEPFGEEAQVTQIRLSYPKITDFKAEEVKDSINAVIYEIMLLNDAGEIAYDNLQQRLDAFIREYEMAKEEMKKQLVLPNRWTCEVEIKVVLNSNRILSLQLHEANFTGGAHPNSYTRYFNFDLKTAKLLALEDIFVEGYQQELLQTAERYFRMAREIPAKQPMGETDYEFPGGRFLLPRNFALGKTGIAFCFNPYDIAPYSMGTIEFELPYQAILPILKQEAVL from the coding sequence ATGCGATATTTAGTAGGAAGTTGTTGGTTAGTTTGTCTCTTTTTGGCTACGGCTTGTCAGTCTGATCAGCCAGCGGCAGTAGTAGATAGTGAAGCGCGGGCTGCGGCTCAGCGGGAGGCTGGGCCTGGTTTTCAGTTGCAGATTTCGGGAGATACGGCTCATTATGAGCAGCTTGTATTGGCCAAGGAGGTAGAGCCATTTGGGGAGGAAGCGCAGGTGACGCAAATTCGTTTGAGTTATCCGAAAATTACGGATTTCAAGGCGGAAGAAGTGAAAGACAGCATCAATGCGGTGATTTATGAGATTATGTTGCTCAATGATGCGGGGGAGATTGCGTATGATAACTTGCAGCAGCGCTTGGATGCTTTTATTCGGGAGTATGAGATGGCCAAGGAAGAGATGAAAAAGCAGTTAGTTTTACCTAATCGTTGGACTTGTGAGGTAGAGATTAAGGTCGTTTTGAACAGCAATCGGATTTTATCTTTGCAATTGCATGAGGCCAATTTTACGGGTGGGGCGCATCCGAATAGCTACACGAGGTACTTTAATTTTGATTTGAAGACGGCTAAGTTATTGGCTTTAGAGGATATTTTTGTGGAGGGGTATCAGCAGGAATTATTGCAGACAGCCGAGCGATATTTTCGGATGGCTAGGGAGATTCCGGCTAAACAGCCGATGGGGGAGACGGATTATGAGTTTCCGGGAGGGCGTTTCTTATTGCCTCGGAACTTTGCCTTGGGGAAAACGGGCATAGCTTTTTGTTTTAATCCGTATGATATTGCGCCTTATTCTATGGGGACCATAGAATTTGAGTTGCCCTATCAGGCCATTTTGCCAATTTTAAAGCAAGAGGCTGTTTTATAG
- the rimO gene encoding 30S ribosomal protein S12 methylthiotransferase RimO → MKTKKIGKDKVNVITMGCSKNMVDSEILMHQLRVNDFEVSHDSEEDDSDIIIINTCGFIDRAKEESINTILAYADEKAEGNIEKLYVTGCLSERYKEDLQREIPEVDAFFGTLELPALLEKLEADYRQDLLGERMLMTPPHYAYVKISEGCNRTCSFCAIPLMRGKHISKPIEDLVQEVKGLVKNGVKEVMLIAQELTYYGLDIYKERRLAQLLHALNEIEGLEWIRLHYAYPSKFPTDVFDAIRELPKVCNYLDMPLQHINTEVLKRMRRQIDRQGTKEVIEEARRLVPGIAVRTTFLVGFPGETEEEFEDLLAFVEEMRFERVGVFQYSHEENTLAHQLEDDISPEVKTERANRLMQVQQAISFELNQEKIGQQLKVLVDRIEGGYFVGRSEFDSPEVDNEVLIEMQENDYLRLGDFAWVEITDATEYDLFAKIFPKEK, encoded by the coding sequence ATGAAAACCAAAAAGATAGGAAAGGATAAGGTCAATGTGATCACCATGGGCTGCTCTAAAAACATGGTCGACTCCGAAATCCTTATGCACCAACTCCGTGTCAACGATTTTGAGGTCAGCCACGATAGCGAAGAAGATGATTCGGATATTATTATTATCAATACTTGCGGATTTATCGACCGAGCCAAAGAGGAATCAATCAATACAATCCTCGCCTATGCAGACGAAAAGGCCGAGGGCAATATTGAAAAATTATACGTCACGGGCTGCTTATCTGAACGCTACAAAGAGGACCTCCAAAGAGAAATCCCCGAAGTAGACGCTTTCTTTGGTACTCTTGAGCTGCCCGCCCTACTCGAAAAACTAGAGGCCGATTATCGCCAAGATTTACTAGGCGAACGCATGCTCATGACTCCGCCTCATTACGCTTATGTCAAAATTTCGGAAGGCTGTAACCGTACCTGCTCTTTTTGTGCCATCCCCCTTATGCGCGGCAAACACATTTCTAAACCCATCGAAGATTTGGTCCAAGAAGTTAAAGGCCTAGTCAAAAATGGCGTGAAAGAAGTAATGCTCATCGCTCAAGAACTCACTTATTACGGCCTCGACATTTATAAAGAACGCCGTCTTGCCCAATTACTACATGCCCTCAACGAAATTGAAGGCCTAGAGTGGATCCGCCTACACTACGCCTATCCCTCAAAATTCCCCACAGACGTTTTTGACGCTATCCGAGAGCTGCCCAAGGTCTGCAATTATCTCGATATGCCCCTACAACATATCAATACGGAAGTACTCAAAAGAATGCGCCGCCAAATTGACCGCCAAGGGACCAAAGAAGTGATCGAGGAAGCTCGTCGACTCGTTCCCGGTATTGCCGTGCGTACCACTTTCCTCGTTGGCTTCCCCGGCGAAACAGAAGAAGAATTTGAAGACCTCCTCGCCTTTGTCGAAGAAATGCGCTTCGAACGCGTTGGCGTTTTTCAATACTCTCATGAAGAAAATACCCTAGCCCATCAGCTAGAAGATGATATTAGCCCAGAGGTAAAAACCGAACGCGCTAACCGCCTTATGCAAGTCCAACAAGCTATCTCTTTCGAACTCAACCAAGAAAAAATTGGGCAACAGCTCAAGGTTTTGGTCGACCGCATCGAAGGAGGCTACTTTGTAGGCCGCAGCGAATTTGACTCCCCAGAAGTTGATAATGAGGTCCTTATCGAAATGCAAGAAAACGATTATCTCCGCCTTGGTGATTTTGCCTGGGTAGAAATTACCGATGCAACAGAATACGACCTCTTCGCAAAGATTTTTCCTAAAGAAAAATAA
- the accD gene encoding acetyl-CoA carboxylase, carboxyltransferase subunit beta — translation MSWFKRDNKGITTSTREKKEAPEGIWHQCGKCQHRVTVKDLRENLYVCPSCKHHERLGSGAYFELFFDDGKYKELFENIAAVDSINFVDLKPYPERLEAARKKTGLVDALSVAKGKVHKNDLVIAAMDFSFIGGSMGAVTGEKIAKAIDYCIKHNCAFMIISKSGGARMMESAFSLMQMAKVSAKLTQLADARLPYLSFMTDPTTGGVTASFAMLGDFNFSEPGALIGFAGPRIVKETIKVKELPEGFQRAESLLHNGFLDFIVERKNLKDKVGDILTLFKKI, via the coding sequence ATGAGTTGGTTCAAAAGAGACAATAAAGGTATTACAACCTCTACCCGCGAGAAAAAAGAAGCTCCAGAAGGAATTTGGCATCAGTGCGGGAAATGCCAGCACCGTGTAACGGTAAAGGACCTCAGAGAAAATCTCTATGTTTGTCCTAGCTGTAAGCACCATGAGCGCCTAGGCTCTGGCGCTTACTTTGAACTCTTCTTTGATGATGGAAAATACAAAGAACTATTTGAGAATATCGCCGCTGTAGATTCTATCAACTTTGTAGATCTCAAGCCTTATCCAGAACGCCTAGAAGCCGCCCGCAAAAAAACGGGCCTAGTCGACGCCCTTAGCGTAGCTAAAGGAAAGGTCCATAAAAATGATCTCGTTATTGCCGCTATGGATTTTTCTTTCATCGGCGGATCTATGGGAGCTGTTACAGGTGAAAAAATTGCCAAGGCTATTGATTATTGTATTAAGCACAACTGCGCTTTTATGATTATCTCTAAATCTGGCGGCGCTCGTATGATGGAATCAGCCTTCTCTCTTATGCAAATGGCCAAAGTATCGGCCAAGCTCACCCAATTGGCTGATGCTCGCCTGCCTTATCTTTCCTTTATGACTGACCCCACCACAGGAGGTGTTACCGCTTCTTTTGCTATGTTGGGCGACTTTAACTTTTCGGAACCTGGCGCGCTTATCGGCTTTGCAGGTCCCCGAATTGTAAAGGAAACTATTAAGGTAAAAGAATTGCCCGAAGGTTTCCAAAGAGCAGAATCACTCCTTCACAACGGATTCCTCGACTTTATTGTAGAGCGTAAAAACCTCAAGGATAAAGTGGGCGATATCTTGACCCTCTTTAAGAAAATCTAA